A window of Myxococcales bacterium genomic DNA:
GCGATGCCCCCGCAGCGCGACCCTCGCGCCGCGCCCACGCACATCCAGCCCGGCCCCACCCGCCTGCCCCCGCTTCGCGCCGAGCCTCGCTACGCTCCGGCCGCCCCGTTCGCCGCCGCGCCCTACCGGGGCTCGCCTCGCTCGGCGCCCCTCGTGGAGCACCACCGTGATCCGGCCACGAGCTCGCCCGCCTTCTCCTCGCGAGCCGCCCCGACCACCGCGCGACCCGCCGCGACCTCGCGACCTTCCTCCTCGCCCTCCTTCTCCTCGCGACCTTCGTCCTCGCCCTCCTTCTCCTCGCGACCTTCGTCCTCGCCCTCCTTCTCCTCCCGACCCTCGACGTCTTCCCCGTCGTTCTCACCGTCGAGAGTCGCCCCCACGTCGCCCCCGCGATCGTCGCCGGGCCGGGTGCGGCGCTAGGGGCGAGACCTCTCTCTCTTTCCGCTTATGTTCCAACGACTTCCGTTCGCCGCCGTCCGCAGGAGCCCCATGCGCCCCCTCTCGCTCACTTTCTCGTTCGCCGCCGCTGCGCTGCTCGCCGCGCTGACCGCCACCACGGGCTGCGTCATCGAGTCGTCCTCCACGTCCTCCGGGCGGGGCTATGGCGACGTCGGCACGCCGGCCCAGACGTCCCCCGGCCGAACCGGGCCCAGCCCCGTGCTCGTCGAGGTCGACACGAACGCGCGCCTCCAGGCCGATCCCGGCGCGGGCGTGGGCGTGTTCGTCGAGTACGCCGCCGGCGGCAAGTGGCACGTCTTCTGGTCTTGCGACACGAACCACACCCAGCGCACGTGCGACTATCAGGTGAAGGTGCGCGCGGCGCAGGGCAAGCTCTCCGGCGTCACCGACGAGTCCGGGCGCCCCGTCGCGACCACCTCGGGAGAAATCGCAGTCCGACGCACGATCGGCCAGCAGAATGACGGCGTTCGCTTCAGCGGAGAGCCGGGCGGCGTCGTCACGCTCGAGGTGACCCTCGACGGGCGCACCGACGACGTCCTCTTCTTCTTCGTCCAGAACGGCAAGCAAAACGGGGGCTACGAGGGCAACCTCACGAACCCGATCCAATTGCAGGGCAAGTCCCCCTGAGCGACCTGGGCCACGCCGATCCCCCGTCCGCGCCGGCGGCTCCGCCTCGCGCGGACGCGCTGGTCGCGGTCGTTGGGCTAGGCAGCAACCTTGGCGATCGCGAGGCGCACCTCGCCTTCGCGGAGGCCCGCCTCGAGGCCCTGGGCGACCTCACCGTGCGCGCACGCTCGTCGCTCTACGAGACGGCGCCTTGGGGAACCGTACCGCAGGGCCCCTACTTGAACGCCGCGCTCCTCGTCGCGTGGGGGGGCTCTCCTCGCGGGCTCCTCGATCGGCTCCTGGCGGTCGAGCGCGAGGCTGGGCGTGTGCGCACCGTGAGGTACGGCCCGCGCACCCTGGACCTCGACGTGCTCTGGATCGAGGGGCTCGCCCACCACGACGAAGCCCTCGAGGTGCCCCACCCGCACCTCACCGAGCGCGCGTTCGCCATGCTGCCGCTGCTCGAGATCGCGCCGTTCGCCCGCGATCCGCGGACGGGCGCGCCCTACGTCGCCGGCCCGCCGAACGGCGTGCTCGCGGTACGCCCCGCTCGGTGGCGCTAGAGGCCGAAGCTGCGGAGCTTTTTGTGCAGCCCCTCGCGCGTGATGCCGAGCGACTTGGCGCACGCGGTTTTGTTGTTTCCGTGCTCGCGCAGCGCCTCGATCAGCAGCCAGCGCTCGACCTGGTCCATCATCTCTTTGAGCGTGCCCTTCGTGGGCTTCACGCGGTCGAGCATTCCCTCGACCTGGCGCACGCGGGGCGAGAGCAGCTCGGGCGTCACGAAGCCGCCGGGGTCGACCTGAATGCACAGGCGCTGGACCTCGTTCTGCAGCTCGCGGACGTTGCCCGGCCAGTCGTAGCCCTGCAGCAGCTCCATGGCCTGCTGCGTGAAGCCGGCGGCGGGCCTCCCGAACTCGGAGCTGAAGCGCAGGAGGAAGTGCTCGGCGAGCGGCGGGATGTCCTCGCGCCGCTCGCGCAGCGGCGGCACGCGCAGCGGGAACACCTTGAGCCGGTAGTAGAGGTCCTCTCGGAAGCGCCCCTCGGCGACCTCCTTCTCGAGGTTGCGGTTCGTGGCCGCCACGATGCGCACGTCGACGCGGCGCTCGTGGGTTGCGCCCACGGGCCGCACCTCGCCCTCCTGGAGCACGCGCAGCAGCTTCGACTGCAGCGAGAGCGGCATCTCGGTGACCTCGTCGAGGAACAGCGTGCCGCCGTCGGCGATCTCGAACAGGCCCTTCTTGTCGTCGTGCGCGCCGGTGAACGCGCCCTTCTTGTGGCCGAACAGCTCGCTCTCGAGGAGGTTCTCGGGCAGCGCCGCGCAGTTCTGGCTGACGAAGAGCTTCTCGCGGCGACGCGAGCGGTAGTGCACGGCGGAGGCGACGAGCTCCTTGCCGACGCCGGTCTCGCCTTCGATGAGCACCGTGACCCGCGTGTCGACCACCTTGTCGAGCTGCCCGCTCAGCGCGCGCATCGGCGCGCTCTTGCCGACGATCTCCACGGGGCCCTTGCCGCCGGAGCGGCGGGTCTCTTCGCGACCCTTGAGGAACGCGTTCTCCTTGCGGAGCCGGTCCTCGGCGTTCTTCAGGCGACGCACGAGCCGCGCGTTCGCCACGGCGAGCGACACGTTGTTCGCCAGCACCGCCAAGATCTCGAGATCGGCCGGCGAGAACACCGTGGAGTCGGCGCGGTTGTCGACCTGGAGGATTCCGAGGATGTCGTCGCCCTTCCACAGCGGAATCCCCATGGTCGCGCGGATCTGGGCGCCCATGAGCGACTCGCTCTGGCTCACCTCACTCGCCGCGTCGGCCGCCAGAATCGCCGCACGCTCGGCGACCACCTTTCGGTAGATGCTGCGCGTCACCGGGATCGGGCCCTCGGGCGCGCCGCTCATCCCCCGCACGCGCGTCATGACCGGGACGTACGCCGCGCTGCCGCGGGCCTCCGCGTCCTCGTCGTCCTTGAGCACTACGGTGACGTGCGTCGCCGTCGTGACGAGGGCGAAGCACGCCTCGGCGATGGCGGTGAAGACCTCGGCCAAATCGGTGGCCGCGCCGATGGACTTCTGCGCCTGGTAGAGGAGCTTGAGGCGCCCCTCGTCTTTCTCGACGATGCTCGTGGCCGGGGCGAGATCCTCGATGCGGCGGAGCGCAAAGACCCGCGCGTCCGCGTCACCGGCGAGCACGAGCTGAAGCGCGACGCAGCGATCGCCGGAGCCGAGCTCGACGACGTCGCCATGCTTCACGGTCATCTCACGACCGCGCTCCTCCGAGAGCGCCGAGCGCACGCCGTCGCGGACGAGCCAGGTGCCGTTCGTCGACCGCAGGTCGCGGACCAGCACGCGATCTCCCACCACCGCGAAGCGCGCGTGGTCGCTCGAGATGTGCTCGTCGGGGAGCACCACGTCGTTGCCCTCTGCGCGGCCGAGGCGCACCGTGTCCTCGGCCGACGAGAAGGTCTGCCCCGCGAGGGCGCCGCGCAGCACGACGAGCTTCAACATGGTGGACGCTCCCTCGTGTGCATCGCTCGGCGGTCTCGGAGCTCGTGGTGGAGCATCACTGCATCACTGCGTCGCGCGCGAGCGGAGCTTGAGGGCGACCTTGACGACCGCGTCGTCGGCCTGCAGCAGCAGCTTGTTGCCGCTCGGCTTGTCCGCCGCGACGATCTTGTCGAGCGCGTCGGCGGCGGCCGCGTCGCCCTTGGGGGCGAGGTGGTCGATGGCCTCGACGAGCGCGAGCCGCACGTCTCCGTCCTTGATGCCGTCGACCTTCGCGAGCAGCGCCTGGCGGGTGCCGTCGTTGCCGAGCATCGCCGACATCCAGCAGGCCTTGATGGCGTAGGCCTTCGCCGAGAGCGGCGCGGACGGGATGGGTTCGTCAAGGATCTTGACGTAGCAGGCCGCGTCTTCCTTGCACTTCTCGAGCGCCTTCGAGGCCGCGGCGAACTTGTCCTTCTCGGTCGCGGGCCCGACGAGCTGGCCAACGACGATGCCGACCGATTTGGCCTGATCGTGCTTCATGAGCTTGATCATGGCGTCCATCGCGCCGGGCGCGATCTCGATCGCGGGATCGCCCTTCACGGCCGCCTTCTCCTTGATGACCCACTCCACGAGCTTCGCGTCGTAGAAGAGCGACGAGGCCTGGAGCAGGATGCCGCGTCCGTTCGC
This region includes:
- the folK gene encoding 2-amino-4-hydroxy-6-hydroxymethyldihydropteridine diphosphokinase is translated as MAGQVPLSDLGHADPPSAPAAPPRADALVAVVGLGSNLGDREAHLAFAEARLEALGDLTVRARSSLYETAPWGTVPQGPYLNAALLVAWGGSPRGLLDRLLAVEREAGRVRTVRYGPRTLDLDVLWIEGLAHHDEALEVPHPHLTERAFAMLPLLEIAPFARDPRTGAPYVAGPPNGVLAVRPARWR
- a CDS encoding sigma 54-interacting transcriptional regulator, whose product is MLKLVVLRGALAGQTFSSAEDTVRLGRAEGNDVVLPDEHISSDHARFAVVGDRVLVRDLRSTNGTWLVRDGVRSALSEERGREMTVKHGDVVELGSGDRCVALQLVLAGDADARVFALRRIEDLAPATSIVEKDEGRLKLLYQAQKSIGAATDLAEVFTAIAEACFALVTTATHVTVVLKDDEDAEARGSAAYVPVMTRVRGMSGAPEGPIPVTRSIYRKVVAERAAILAADAASEVSQSESLMGAQIRATMGIPLWKGDDILGILQVDNRADSTVFSPADLEILAVLANNVSLAVANARLVRRLKNAEDRLRKENAFLKGREETRRSGGKGPVEIVGKSAPMRALSGQLDKVVDTRVTVLIEGETGVGKELVASAVHYRSRRREKLFVSQNCAALPENLLESELFGHKKGAFTGAHDDKKGLFEIADGGTLFLDEVTEMPLSLQSKLLRVLQEGEVRPVGATHERRVDVRIVAATNRNLEKEVAEGRFREDLYYRLKVFPLRVPPLRERREDIPPLAEHFLLRFSSEFGRPAAGFTQQAMELLQGYDWPGNVRELQNEVQRLCIQVDPGGFVTPELLSPRVRQVEGMLDRVKPTKGTLKEMMDQVERWLLIEALREHGNNKTACAKSLGITREGLHKKLRSFGL